The Phragmitibacter flavus genome includes the window GTAGGCGCGGCAGCATTTCTTCTCGGACTTTTTGACTCATCGGCATGGGTATGGGTTGCCGGTGTCATCCTTTTTGAGTCAACGACCTTTTTTCCTCCGCCCATCCACCCCGCCCCCGGTGTCAAAACTTTTGAGGCAACAGGCCGCCTGACACCCCCGAAAAAAACCCTTTCCAGCCCCGGCCCGGCCCGCTAAGTTCAGCAGAAAGCCAAGAGGATCAGCGAAACTTCGGACACCCCGAAATCCTCCCCCAGCTCCAGCTTTAGTTCATGCGCCTGTTCGTTCTCGTTCTCATCGCGACTGCGACCGCAATCGCCATCAGCCTGCCCCATCCCGGCAAGGCCAGGGAAAACGACCCGCCTTCCAAGCGCACCCTCAGCATCGAGAACATCACCCAGACCGCCCGCGCGTCCATCGTCACCGTCACCCAGTTCGGACGCGGCGGACAACAGGAAGCTCTCGGCACCGGATTTGTCATCAGCCCCGACGGCCTCATCGCCACCAACAGCCACGTCATCGGCAACGCCCGCCGCCTACAGGTCCAAACCTCTGACGGCCTCCGCCACGACGTCACCGAAATTCACGCCACCGACGCCAGTCTCGACCTCGCCATCATCAAAATCGCCAAAACCGGCCTGACCCCGCTCCCCCTCGGCGACTCCGACCGCCTCAAGCAAGGCCAACGCATCCTCGCCCTCGGCAATCCCCAAGGCCTCACCTACAGCGTGGTTGAAGGCGTGCTCTCCGCCGTTCGCGAAGTCGAAAGCAGCCCCATGCTCCAGCTCGCCATCCCTATTGAAGAAGGCAACAGCGGCGGCCCTGTCCTCGACCGCCAGGGCAAGGTTCAGGGCATCATCACCCTCAAATCCGCCATCACCGACAACCTCGGTTTCGCCCATCCCGTCAACCAGCTCAAGCTCCTCATCGACCGCCCCAATCCCGTCCCCATGACCCGCTGGCTGACCATCGGCAAACTCAACCCCAGCCTCTGGCAGCCCACCCTCGGTGCCTTGTGGACCCAGCACGCCGGCCAAATCCATGTTGAAGGCCCCGGCGACGGCTTCGGTGGTCGCAGCAACCTCCTGCATCAGACCACGCCCCCCGCCATCCCCTACGAACTTTCCGTCGACGTCAAACTCGACAGCGAATCTGGAGCCGCCGCCCTCATCTTCTGCCCCGAAGGCACCGACCAGCATTCCGGATTCTCCCCTACCGCCGGCAAACTCCGCCTCACCCGCTTCAACGGACCCGACCTCTTCAGTTGGACCATCCTCGCCGACGAAACCAGCCCCGCCTACATCCCCGGCACCTGGAACACCCTGCGCGTTCGCGTCGAAGCCGACAACCTCCTTTGCTACGTCAACGACCAGCTTGTCATCCAATTCACCGACAACCACCTGCGCGGCGGCAAGGTCGGCCTCTGCAAATTCCGCAACACCAAAGCCGCCTACAAAAACTTCCAGCTCGGAACCACCCTCGCACCCACCAATCCCGTCTCGCCAGAAATCCTCACCGACCTGCAGAGCGAGATTCAAAAACTCCTTACCCAGAAGGAAATCGACAAAGCCCCTTCCGAAAAACTTCTCACCACTCCCGCTGCGGCCCGCCGCCTCCTCCAGCAACAAACCAAAACCCTCGAACAACAAGCCGCCGCCCTGCGCGTTCTCGAGAAAAACCTTCACCGACAAGACATCACCCGACAGCTCGTCGACCATCTGAAAAAACCCGACGACCAGGTAGAACTCCTTAGCGCCGCCCTCCTCATTGCCTCCCACGACAATCCCGACATCGACATCCGCGCTCCCCAGCAAACCGTTCAGCAAATGGTCGATGAGCTGCGCAACGACCCCGCCCTCCAGAAAGATCCCCAGACCGCCGCCCGTCGTCTCAGCGACTATCTTTTCCGCGAAAACGGCTTCCACGGCACCCGTGGCGACGCCATCAACGAACTCTCCAACAGCTATCTCAACGAAGTCATCGACGACCGCGAAGGCATCCCCCTCACCCTCTCCATCGTCTATCTCGAGCTCGTCCGTCAGCTCAAGCTCCAGGACATTCACGGTGCCAATCTTCCCGGTCGCTTCATGATCTTTTATCAAGATGTGGACGGCCCCCAATACGTTGACGTTTTCAACAATGGCACCCATCTCGACCGCGAAGAACTTGAAACCTTCATTCGCTCAAGCACCGGGCAGCAGCCCACGCCCGAGCACCTCGCCGCCGCCACTCCGCGCGACATGATCCTCCGCCTTCTCTACAACCTCGTCAGCTTCTGCGAAGTTCCCGAACAAAGCATTCCCTATCTGGACCTCATCCTCGCCATCGACCCCAACTCCACCGCCGAACGTCTCAACCGCGCCCTCCTCCGCTCCCGCATTGGTGACTCCAATGGTGCCCGCGAGGACCTCGACTTCCTCAAAAAACTCGCCCCCGCCGGCGTCGACCTCCAAAAACTCGACGCCATCTACAACTCCTTTTAAACAAAGGAATCTAAGGAAGGCCGCGAAGTTTCACTTCGCATGACGCGCATGAAGCGTTCCGACAGAACGCGATCCCACTCCTCCCCACCTACCCGGCACCGTGTGCCGGGCTGTTATGATGCGTCCCAACAGGACGCCCCAGTTACCCTTCATCCTTCATCCTTTATCCTTTCGAAGATACTCCACGATGTCCGCTACGCTCTGCGCGTCCAATCCCAGCATCCCCGGCTCATACATCAACGAGCGCTCCATCTTCTTCACCGACTCCACCTTCGACCGCGGCACCGTCTGGATCAATCCTCCCATGCATTTAATGATCAACGGATCGCCATCCGACAACATCATCCCCGTGATCACCAACCCGTCCTTCGTCCGCACCTCGCTCCCTTCAAATCCATGCGAAATGTCCGCCGACGGGTGCGCGATTCCCGTCGCAATCACTTCCGCCGGTTGCTGCTTACCATAACTCGTCAAATCCGGCCCGAACTCCACGCCCGCCGCGCCGATCTTATGGCACGTGTAACACACCGCCACCTTCGCCTGCCCCCGCGCCGCGTCGCCCTTCAACTTCGCGATCTCCGCACCCGCCGGTAACTTTACTGCGCCAGGCACCTCTGCCGGCATCTCCACCGCCACCAGCTTGACCTTGTCCGGATCATACAAGCCCAGCGCCTTCATCCCCTCATCCACCCCAAACGCCTTCCAGTCGTTTGACTTGCGGTTCATCAACCACCACTTCGCCAGATCCTTCATCACAAAATCCTTCTCATGCGCCAGTTGCATCATCGCACTCGCCGCCTCCCGACTCTTCACAAACGCCAGCGCCGTCACCATCAACTTGCGCTGATCCTCACTCAACTTCGCCGACAAAGCCCGCGTCTTAAAATCACTCACCGCCGTCGCCAACGCCGGATGCAACCGCCACGCGATCCACGCAAACGCCTCGCTCCACTCTTCCGCTGGACCGCCCATCACTTTCGCGACCGCCTCATAAACCTCGACCTCAATCCCGGTGCTCCCCAATCCCAATGCCTCCAGATAAGCTCGGTCCTTGCCATCAAAACCTTTCGCCACCTCCACCAACAACGGCACGCATACCTCCGCCTTCACCCCACGCAAACTCAACGCCACCTCACGCCGCACTGCCGCCGAACCATCCCCCACCATCTTCCTGGCCATTTCCAAAACATCCACATCCGCCGTCCGCAACGCCCGAAACGCCACCAGCCTCACCGCTTCATCCTTCGACTCCAACAACCCTTTCACTTTCGCCACCCCGTCCGAACCCATCTGCGCCAGCAACCAAATCGCCCGCGCCGCCACATACTTGTCCTCATCCTCAAGCAACGCCGATACCGCAGGCACCGCCTTCGCCCCCTGCTCTCTCAACCGCCGAAGTCCCCCGTCCCGCACATTCACCGCCGGACTGCGCAACGCCAGCAACTGACCCTCCGTCGTTGCCAAATCCAACTTCGGCACCACCGACTTGAACCCTTTCGGCGCAATCCGGTAGATCGCCCCCGTGTGACCCTCATCCAGCGTCCCGTGCCCTCCCACCCGCGCATCAAACCAGTCCGCCACATAGATCGCCCCGTCGGGACCCACACACACATCGCTCGGCCGAAACCTCGTTTTCAACTCCTTGTTCGGCTTCCCTCCTTGAAAATCCGATCCCGCAAATTCCTTCTCCGCATTCGACGTCATAAAAT containing:
- a CDS encoding transglutaminase family protein, which translates into the protein MRLFVLVLIATATAIAISLPHPGKARENDPPSKRTLSIENITQTARASIVTVTQFGRGGQQEALGTGFVISPDGLIATNSHVIGNARRLQVQTSDGLRHDVTEIHATDASLDLAIIKIAKTGLTPLPLGDSDRLKQGQRILALGNPQGLTYSVVEGVLSAVREVESSPMLQLAIPIEEGNSGGPVLDRQGKVQGIITLKSAITDNLGFAHPVNQLKLLIDRPNPVPMTRWLTIGKLNPSLWQPTLGALWTQHAGQIHVEGPGDGFGGRSNLLHQTTPPAIPYELSVDVKLDSESGAAALIFCPEGTDQHSGFSPTAGKLRLTRFNGPDLFSWTILADETSPAYIPGTWNTLRVRVEADNLLCYVNDQLVIQFTDNHLRGGKVGLCKFRNTKAAYKNFQLGTTLAPTNPVSPEILTDLQSEIQKLLTQKEIDKAPSEKLLTTPAAARRLLQQQTKTLEQQAAALRVLEKNLHRQDITRQLVDHLKKPDDQVELLSAALLIASHDNPDIDIRAPQQTVQQMVDELRNDPALQKDPQTAARRLSDYLFRENGFHGTRGDAINELSNSYLNEVIDDREGIPLTLSIVYLELVRQLKLQDIHGANLPGRFMIFYQDVDGPQYVDVFNNGTHLDREELETFIRSSTGQQPTPEHLAAATPRDMILRLLYNLVSFCEVPEQSIPYLDLILAIDPNSTAERLNRALLRSRIGDSNGAREDLDFLKKLAPAGVDLQKLDAIYNSF
- a CDS encoding PVC-type heme-binding CxxCH protein; translation: MLGLVVVTMGVGRGLAGDVKPVFESAAMTSLSKPRMSEIEVELKGARELYLMVSDEGGISCDWANWLEPQLVMADGSVKDLMESEWVSSESTYGEARKNLATGGSPLLVEGKKFEKGIGTHAASRIVYALPEGVVKFRAKIALDDGAMVRDGKPSNAEVKFAIYTQKPLPEAVLVPVDMFKVPEGLEVTLWAASPLLNNPTNMDFDALGRLVVTEGVNYRGKGGRQKEGDRVVMLEDTDGSGSADKSTVLMQEPGLAAPLGVAVFENKLVVSQPPDLLVYTDVNGDGKFDANGGEREVLLTGFNGRQHDHSLHSVTAGPDGLWYWNQGNMGAKFTDKSGKTFRMGSPYMLQELAGQKSDDGNVWIGGFMAKMRPDGSNVKIIGHNFRNSYEQTVTSFGDVFQSDNDDPPACRVSVVMEGGNAGFASADGLRSWGADKRPGQDTPTAEWRQEDPGTMPAGDIYGGGSPTGVAYYENGALGDNWKGLLLACEAGKNVVFGYFPKPDGAGFKLERFDFMTSNAEKEFAGSDFQGGKPNKELKTRFRPSDVCVGPDGAIYVADWFDARVGGHGTLDEGHTGAIYRIAPKGFKSVVPKLDLATTEGQLLALRSPAVNVRDGGLRRLREQGAKAVPAVSALLEDEDKYVAARAIWLLAQMGSDGVAKVKGLLESKDEAVRLVAFRALRTADVDVLEMARKMVGDGSAAVRREVALSLRGVKAEVCVPLLVEVAKGFDGKDRAYLEALGLGSTGIEVEVYEAVAKVMGGPAEEWSEAFAWIAWRLHPALATAVSDFKTRALSAKLSEDQRKLMVTALAFVKSREAASAMMQLAHEKDFVMKDLAKWWLMNRKSNDWKAFGVDEGMKALGLYDPDKVKLVAVEMPAEVPGAVKLPAGAEIAKLKGDAARGQAKVAVCYTCHKIGAAGVEFGPDLTSYGKQQPAEVIATGIAHPSADISHGFEGSEVRTKDGLVITGMMLSDGDPLIIKCMGGLIQTVPRSKVESVKKMERSLMYEPGMLGLDAQSVADIVEYLRKDKG